One window of the Prionailurus viverrinus isolate Anna unplaced genomic scaffold, UM_Priviv_1.0 scaffold_50, whole genome shotgun sequence genome contains the following:
- the LOC125159530 gene encoding uncharacterized protein LOC125159530 isoform X2 produces the protein MRHQNRVKRRVSRQVARGATRRVQGRPVPFVGSLFRVRPGPPLRLLWGGHACSLPGVSLRAPRWPRVVSCRDRRRGALGSRTGRDDEESLGSGPDSAGPASSPAGAVLPRPPHPRRKWPPEARRSGWWEGANPPPWYRQVSARSSSGFPNPACTSGVAAVGRWTGIQRPPQHDTTPRELRLVGILPCSRPQQETRDSSRRTTPHAETFEEFCAGT, from the exons ATGAGGCACCAGAACCGGGTAAAGCGGAGGGTCTCCCGGCAGGTAGCTCGCGGGGCCACGCGCCGAGTCCAGGGGCGTCCCGTCCCGTTTGTTGGCTCCCTTTTTCGGGTGCGGCCAGGACCCCCACTTCGGCTTCTGTGGGGCGGGCATGCGTGCTCTCTTCCTGGGGTGTCCTTACGTGCCCCACGGTGGCCCCGGGTTGTAAGCTGTCGGGACAGGAGACGAGGGGCCTTGGGCTCCAGGACGGGCCGAGACGACGAAGAGTCCCTAGGGAGCGGTCCGGACTCGGCTGGCCCGGCTTCTTCCCCAGCGGGAGCCGTGCTCCCGCGGCCTCCACACCCCCGCCGGAAGTGGCCCCCAGAGGCGCGGCGCTCCGGCTGGTGGGAGGGGGCAAATCCGCCACCTTGGTACCGCCAGGTTTCTGCTAGGTCGTCGTCGGGATTCCCAAACCCTGCCTGCACGTCGGGTGTCG CCGCGGTGGGAAGATGGACCGGGATTCAAAGGCCTCCTCAACACGACACCACTCCCCGGGAGCTCCGCCTGGTCGGtatccttccctgctcacgtccACAGCAGGAGACTCGCGATTCTTCCAGGAGGACAACCCCACATGCAGAGACATTTGAGGAGTTTTGTGCAGGTACTTGA
- the LOC125159530 gene encoding histone H3-like isoform X3 — protein sequence MPGRVTSQPMDSQRGTFNCRPARSEEDGAYKECGGGPRPRYSRCRCAGELVFWFAMARTKQTARKSTGGKAPRKQLATKAARKSAPATGGVKKPHRYRPGTVALREIRRYQKSTELLIRKLPFQRLVREIAQDFKTDLRFQSSAVMALQEASEAYLVGLFEDTNLCAIHAKRVTIMPKDIQLARRIRGERA from the coding sequence ATGCCGGGACGGGTGACGTCACAGCCAATGGACAGCCAGCGCGGGACTTTCAATTGTCGCCCCGCCCGATCGGAAGAAGACGGTGCCTATAAAGAGTGCGGCGGCGGGCCGAGGCCCCGTTACTCTCGCTGCCGCTGCGCTGGTGAGTTGGTGTTTTGGTTCGCTATGGCCCGTACAAAGCAGACCGCCCGCAAGTCGACCGGCGGCAAGGCCCCGCGGAAGCAGCTGGCCACCAAGGCGGCCCGCAAGAGCGCGCCCGCCACGGGCGGCGTGAAGAAGCCGCACCGCTACCGGCCGGGCACCGTGGCCCTGCGGGAGATCCGGCGCTACCAGAAGTCCACCGAGCTGCTGATCCGCAAGCTGCCGTTCCAGCGGCTGGTGCGCGAGATCGCGCAGGACTTCAAGACGGACCTGCGCTTCCAGAGCTCGGCCGTGATGGCGCTGCAGGAGGCGAGCGAGGCCTACCTGGTGGGGCTGTTCGAGGACACGAACCTGTGCGCTATCCACGCCAAGCGCGTCACTATCATGCCCAAGGACATCCAGCTGGCTCGCCGCATCCGCGGGGAGCGGGCTTAA
- the LOC125159530 gene encoding uncharacterized protein LOC125159530 isoform X1, with the protein MRHQNRVKRRVSRQVARGATRRVQGRPVPFVGSLFRVRPGPPLRLLWGGHACSLPGVSLRAPRWPRVVSCRDRRRGALGSRTGRDDEESLGSGPDSAGPASSPAGAVLPRPPHPRRKWPPEARRSGWWEGANPPPWYRQVSARSSSGFPNPACTSGVGNAQVAPGSGTLSGCHSSPSPTLSKLPCSPQRRCQRSRALHFLPPPFSPRPAPPRPLFRMPRNLKEEAAVGRWTGIQRPPQHDTTPRELRLVGILPCSRPQQETRDSSRRTTPHAETFEEFCAGT; encoded by the exons ATGAGGCACCAGAACCGGGTAAAGCGGAGGGTCTCCCGGCAGGTAGCTCGCGGGGCCACGCGCCGAGTCCAGGGGCGTCCCGTCCCGTTTGTTGGCTCCCTTTTTCGGGTGCGGCCAGGACCCCCACTTCGGCTTCTGTGGGGCGGGCATGCGTGCTCTCTTCCTGGGGTGTCCTTACGTGCCCCACGGTGGCCCCGGGTTGTAAGCTGTCGGGACAGGAGACGAGGGGCCTTGGGCTCCAGGACGGGCCGAGACGACGAAGAGTCCCTAGGGAGCGGTCCGGACTCGGCTGGCCCGGCTTCTTCCCCAGCGGGAGCCGTGCTCCCGCGGCCTCCACACCCCCGCCGGAAGTGGCCCCCAGAGGCGCGGCGCTCCGGCTGGTGGGAGGGGGCAAATCCGCCACCTTGGTACCGCCAGGTTTCTGCTAGGTCGTCGTCGGGATTCCCAAACCCTGCCTGCACGTCGGGTGTCGGTAACGCCCAGGTTGCCCCGGGCAGCGGGACACTTAGCGGGTGCCATTCatccccttcacccactttgtCAAAACTCCCTTGCTCGCCGCAGCGACGTTGCCAGAGGTCTCGCGCTCTGCACTTTCTCCCCCCGcctttctccccccgccccgccccgccccgccctttGTTTCGAATGCCAAGGAACCTTAAGGAAGAAG CCGCGGTGGGAAGATGGACCGGGATTCAAAGGCCTCCTCAACACGACACCACTCCCCGGGAGCTCCGCCTGGTCGGtatccttccctgctcacgtccACAGCAGGAGACTCGCGATTCTTCCAGGAGGACAACCCCACATGCAGAGACATTTGAGGAGTTTTGTGCAGGTACTTGA